One Helicoverpa zea isolate HzStark_Cry1AcR chromosome 11, ilHelZeax1.1, whole genome shotgun sequence genomic window carries:
- the LOC124634424 gene encoding uncharacterized protein LOC124634424, with translation MTKEIENLLSIGAISLCEPCDGQFLSNIFLVKKSNGTNRFILNLKSLNKFITAPHFKLEDYRTAMRLMSKHAYMCSIDLKDAYFSISVHCESRKYLRFYWLGKLYEFQVLPFGLNIAPYVFTKIMRPVMEFLRNQGLLSVIYLDDLLLFGNTSSDCKRNYEITQNLLQSLGFTINIKKSVSTPSQTAIFLGFLFDSQNCTISIPLEKKQKIKDELMHFSSLKRCKLRNFAHMIGLLISICPASQYGWLYTKKFERIKYLSLKQNDDYNQYINLPMPLREEFDWWLRNIDHCASPIRSGDYKLEIYSDASRTGWGVNCSGRTASGQWSSEELTKHINYLELKAAFFGLQIFAKNFSNCEILLRIDNSTAISYINRMGGIRYPHLNSISRKIWQWCEERGLYVFASYISSRDNYIADAESRRIHADVEWELADDAYRFICKKFNQPEIDLFASRLNKKCSKFVSWHKDPEAYKVDAFTLTWSNYFFYAFPPFCLIIKVLQKIIFDKAEGIVVVPLWPTQPWYPLFRKLLITEPIELKSNTKLLSSPYSREHKLQESLTLVAGVLSGRRS, from the exons ATGACTAAAGAAATTGAGAATCTTTTAAGTATTGGCGCCATTAGTCTATGTGAACCATGTGATGgtcaatttttatcaaatatctTTCTTGTCAAGAAGAGCAATGGAAccaatagatttattttaaatttaaaatcattaaataagtttattaccGCGCCACATTTTAAACTTGAAGATTACAGAACTGCAATGAGGCTCATGTCTAAGCATGCTTACATGTGTTCAATTGACCTTAAAGATGCATATTTTTCAATTAGTGTTCATTGCGAATCTAGAAAGTATTTGCGTTTTTATTGGTTAGGAAAGCTATATGAATTTCAAGTTTTACCATTTGGTCTTAATATAGCACCCtatgtttttacaaaaatcatGCGCCCCGTAATGGAATTTCTGCGTAATCAGGGGCTATTGTCTGTCATTTATTTGGATGATTTGTTGTTATTCGGAAATactagt agtgactgTAAACGAAATTATGAAATTACTCAAAACTTGTTGCAATCACTaggttttacaataaatataaaaaagagtgTAAGTACACCCAGTCAAACTGCTATCTTTCTAGGTTTTCTGTTTGATTCACAAAATTGTACAATAAGCATTCCTCtagaaaagaaacaaaagatcAAGGATGAGCTCATGCATTTTTCTAGTTTAAAACGGTGCAAGTTACGTAACTTCGCTCATATGATAGGATTGCTAATATCGATTTGTCCAGCATCGCAGTATGGCTGGCTTTATACAAAGAAGTTTGAAAGAATTAAGTATCTGAGTTTGAAACAAAATGATGATTACaatcaatacattaatttaCCTATGCCCTTACGTGAAGAATTTGACTGGTGGTTACGTAACATTGATCATTGCGCTAGCCCTATCCGATCTGGTGACTACAAGTTGGAAATATACTCAGACGCGTCTCGAACTGGTTGGGGTGTGAATTGCTCTGGTAGAACCGCCAGCGGGCAATGGTCTAGCGAAGAGTTGACaaaacatattaattatttagagcTGAAAGCAGCATTTTTTGGATTACAAATTTTTGCCAAAAATTTTAGCAATTGTGAGATTCTTTTACGGATTGACAACTCTACTGCTATTTCTTATATCAATAGGATGGGTGGTATACGATATCCCCATCTCAATTCAATCAGTCGCAAGATTTGGCAGTGGTGTGAAGAGCGAGGCTTATATGTTTTTGCTTCTTATATTAGTTCTCGTGACAACTATATCGCGGACGCGGAATCTCGTCGCATACATGCTGACGTCGAATGGGAACTCGCCGACGACGCTTATCGTTTTATATGCAAAAAATTTAACCAGCCTGAGATTGATTTGTTTGCAAGTCGATTGAATAAGAAATGTTCGAAATTTGTTTCTTGGCACAAAGATCCCGAAGCATATAAGGTGGATGCATTTACTTTGACCTGgtctaattattttttctatgcaTTTCCCCCATTTTGcttaataataaaagttttacaaaaaatcatttttgataAAGCTGAAGGTATTGTTGTGGTTCCTCTCTGGCCAACGCAGCCTTGGTACCCACTTTTTAGGAAGCTGTTGATTACCGAGCCTATTGAATTAAAATCTAATACAAAATTGTTGTCATCCCCTTACAGTCGCGAACACAAGCTTCAAGAGAGTCTTACCCTGGTTGCCGGAGTATTATCAGGCAGGCGTTCCTGA
- the LOC124634427 gene encoding uncharacterized protein LOC124634427: MLASLAESTLRQCNTCFRRWFAFCQDRNLNLFDVSVTHVLDFFVILFQEGQKYGSINSNKAALSLVLNAVIMNDPQVTRFMKGVYKLRTPQPRYTFTWDPAIVLDYLSAWYPNSDLSFERLSKKLTTLLALITAHRVQTLSLIKLSNIKKYNEKFVINITDQIKTSAVNRTPPTLILPYFDERPSICPARTLEHYLSVSATKRKSNCDSLLISFKKPFNNVTSQSLSRWIKVTLRESGIDTSIFCAHSTRHAATSAANRFGVSLDIIKRTAGWTGRSETFAKFYNREVIADTSDVFARSICRMASVNDV, translated from the exons ATGTTAGCGTCATTAGCAGAGAGTACACTTAGACAGTGTAATACTTGTTTTAGACGTTGGTTCGCCTTCTGTCAAGATaggaatttgaatttatttgatgTATCTGTTACTCATgtgttagatttttttgttattctttttcAAGAGGGTCAAAAATATGGTTCAATTAATAGTAATAAAGCAGCACTGTCACTTGTGTTAAATGCAGTGATTATGAATGACCCTCAAGTAACGAGGTTTATGAAGGGAGTATACAAATTGCGAACCCCACAACCAAGATATACTTTTACATGGGATCCGGCTATTGTCTTAGATTACTTAAGTGCTTGGTACCCTAATTCAGACCTTTCGTTTGAGAGACTGTCCAAGAAATTGACAACACTTTTGGCCTTAATAACTGCACATCGGGTACAGACATTgtcgtt aattaaattgtctaacattaaaaaatacaatgaaaagtTCGTAATTAACATCACAGATCAAATCAAAACCTCGGCGGTGAATCGTACGCCGCCAACATTGATTCTTCCTTATTTCGATGAAAGACCTTCCATATGTCCTGCTAGGACTTTAGAACATTATTTAAGTGTATCAGCAACAAAGAGAAAATCTAACTGTGATTCCTTATTGATTAGTTTTAAGAAACCGTTTAATAATGTAACTTCACAATCTTTAAGTCGTTGGATCAAGGTCACCCTTCGTGAAAGTGGCATAGACACGTCTATTTTTTGTGCACATAGCACAAGACATGCAGCAACGTCTGCCGCCAATAGGTTCGGAGTGAgcttagatataataaaaagaacCGCAGGTTGGACCGGTAGATCTGAAACCTTCGCAAAGTTCTACAATAGAGAAGTGATCGCAGATACCTCTGATGTCTTTGCTCGTTCTATTTGTAGGATGGCCTCGGTCAACGACGTATAA